In Streptomyces sp. NBC_00683, the DNA window TCCGATGAGGGACAGGCCGGAGGGTGCGACCGCCTTGTGCCGCAGCTGGTCCGTGGTCAGTCCGGCGCACTTCAGTTCCAGCGTCTCGCGCTGGTACTGCAGGAAGCCGGTGAGCGAGGTGCGGTCGTCGGCCGTTCTGGAGGGTTCGGTACGCCGGTGATCATTCATGCCGGCATCCTGCCAGGGGTCGGGCTCGACACGTTCAGGGTTTTCGGGCCGGCTCGTAGGATGCGGACCATGATCGCAGAACTGCAGTGTGTGGTGCTGGACTGTCCCGATCCCGTCGTGCTCGCCGACTTCTACGGGACTCTTCTGGGCGGCAGGGTGAACCAGCCCGATCCTCGATGGGAGACCGGCGAGGGATGGGCGACCGTCCATGCTCCGGCCGGTCTCGTGCTCGCGTTCCAGCGGGTCGAGCCGTACCGCCCTCCCCGGTGGCCGGATCCCGAACACCCGCAGCAGTCCCATCTCGACTTCGGCGTCCCCGACCTGGACCACGCCCAGGAGCAGGTGCTCGCGCTCGGCGCGACCGTGCTGGACGACCGGCCCGCCTCTCGGAGCTGGCGCGTCTTCGCCGATCCGGCGGGTCATCCGTTCTGTCTGGTGCGTCACTGACCGCGGCCGTTGCCCCGGGTGCTGCGCCGAGCGCCCGGGGCCGCGGTCACCGGCCGATCAGGGTGAGGGCCGTGCAGGTACCGCTCGCCGCGCCGACAGCCACGACGGACGCTGCCACACAGCGGGCTCTCAGCCGCTCGTACCGTGCGGTGTACTCACCGCGGAGTTCGCCGGCGCGGTCGGCGATCCTCAGAAGTGACTGCCGGGAGAGGGCCACCCGGTCGGCGACGTAGACCCGCTCGACGTCCTCCAACTGGGCGGTGGTCAGCCAGGGCAGCTGTTGGGTGAAGCGGGAGGCTCCTCGTCTGGCCTCCTCGACTTCGGCGTTCCACAGCAGGTAGCCCTCCATCTGGGCAAGGCCCCGGGCGCTGTCCTTGTCCGGTTCCACGCAGTCCTCCTCTCGTCCGGCCGTTGTTCGGGCTCCGCCTCATGCCTGCTTGTCCCCGGGCGCCACCGTCTTCGAGTCCGCGGGGCGGTTGACCACTTCTTCGAGTGCGCGGACCGCGGGGTGGTGCAGGTCGAACGCCGGGGATTCGGAACGGATCCGCGGCAGCGTGAGGAAGTTGTGCCTCGGGGGCGGGCAGGACGTGGCCCATTCGAGCGAACGGCCGTAGCCCCACGGGTCGTCGACTTCGACCTTCTTGCCGTACTTGGCGGTCTTCCACACGTTGTAGAGGAAGGGCAGCACCGACAGACCGAGCAGGAAGGAGGAGATCGTCGAGATGGTGTTGAGCGCGGTGAAGCCGTCTGCCGCGAGGTAGTCCGCGTAACGACGGGGCATGCCTTCCGCGCCGAGCCAGTGCTGCACCAGGAACGTGCCGTGGAAGCCCACGAACAGTGTCCAGAAGCACATTTTCCCGAGCCGTTCGTCCAGCATCTTGCCGGTGAACTTGGGCCACCAGAAGTGGAATCCGGCGAACATCGCGAAGACCACGGTGCCGAAGACGACGTAGTGGAAGTGCGCCACCACGAAGTACGAGTCGGAGACGTGGAAGTCCAGGGGCGGTGAAGCCAGGATGACTCCCGTGAGGCCGCCGAAGAGGAAGGTGACGAGGAATCCGACCGACCAGAGCATGGGGGTCTCGAAGGAAAGCGATCCCTTCCACATGGTGCCGATCCAGTTGAAGAACTTCACACCGGTCGGTACCGCGATGAGGAATGTCATGAACGAGAAGAACGGCAACAGCACACCGCCCGTGACGTACATGTGGTGCGCCCACACCGTCGCGGAGAGGCCGGCGATGGAGATCGTGGCCGCGATGAGACCGATGTAGCCGAACATCGGCTTCCGGCTGAACACCGGGAAGATCTCGGAGACGATGCCGAAGAACGGCAGAGCGATGATGTACACCTCTGGATGGCCGAAGAACCAGAAGAGGTGCTGCCAGAGCAATGCTCCGCCGTTGGCCGCGTCGAAGATGTGCGCACCGAATTTCCGGTCGACCTCGAGGGCGAGCAGGGCGCCCGCCAGGACGGGGAAAGCCAGCAGGACCAGAACACCGGTGAGAAGGACGTTCCATACGAAGATCGGCATGCGGAACATCGTCATGCCGGGGGCGCGCATGCAGATGATCGTGGTGATGAAGTTGACCGAGCCGAGGATCGTGCCGAAGCCGGAGAAGGCCAGCCCCATGATCCACAGATCGGACCCGATACCGGGCGAGTACACCGCATCGGTGAGGGGGGAATAGGCGAACCAGCCGAAGTCTGCCGCACCCTGCGGGGTGACGAAGCCGGCCACTGCGATGGTCGACCCGAAGAGGTACAGCCAGTACGCGAACATGTTCAGCCGCGGGAACGCCACGTCGGGTGCGCCGATCTGCAGCGGCATGATCCAGTTCGCGAACCCTGCGAACAGCGGCGTCGCGAACATCAGCAGCATGATCGTGCCGTGCATCGTGAACGCCTGGTTGAACTGCTCGTTCGACACGATCTGATTACCCGGCCTGGCCAGCTCGGCACGCATCACGAGCGCCAGAACACCGCCGATGAGGAAGAAGGCGAACGACGTGAGCAGGTACATCGTGCCGATCGTCTTGTGGTCAGTGGTGGTCAGCCACTTGATGACCACATTCCCCGGCTGCTTCCGCCGTAGGGGCAACTCGTCCTGAAAGGCGGTGTCGGATTCCACCGATTCTGCGGGGCCCCTCGTCGTCACTGCGGCACTCCTTCGGTCGACGGCCGGTTGCGGACTCGGCGACCAGGATGGACTCCCCCGTGGCGGTACTGCGGGACATCCCTGTCCGCACTGCACCAGTGGCTGGCAAAGGACACTCCATTGGCCGACGGCCACGATGCTCTTGTTGACGCACGGACCGCGGGCAGACAGCGGGTGTCTCCCCCACACAGCCTCCCCTACGGAGGGGGTTCAGCCCTTGGCCCAGGCCCGCAACGCCGCGCGCGAGGAGAATGCGGCCACGTTCTTGTCAAGCGGCCGGTCGGTGTACTGATGAATGCGCCAGGACGCTTCGATGCGCGGCTTTCCCGCCGTTACGTAGTCGGCGATCCAGAGGCCGTCGCCCGCGTACGAGGTCGTGTCGTGGTTCAGCCAGAAGGAGCGATTGCAGTACAGCAGGACACGGTGGTTCGGTCGCAGGCGCTTCACCTCACGGATGAAGCGGTCCTTGTCCGCGTTGCTCGCACGCGTACCCTCGCCGGTCGTCTCCCAGTCGACGGCCAGCAGATCCCCGGCTTTCTCCGGCGCACCGGCGACGAAATACGCAGCCTGTTCCTTGACGTTTCCCGGCCACAGAACGTGATAGAAGCCGACCACGCACTCGGCCCCCCTGGCGCGTGCCGCCTGGCCGGCGAGGCGCGGATTGATGTACGAACGTCCTTCGGTCGCCTTTATGAAGACGAAGTCCAGGCCGTCCGTGTCGAAGGCCGTCTGGTGGGAACTGACATCGACGCCGTGCAGCACAGGCGTCACCTCCACATGGGGCATTGCGGTTCCGGTTCTCCTCCCATGCGTGCCCGCGTGTACGGGTTCCATCCGCCCGTCGGCCCGCAGAACCGATTCGGAGCGGTCGGAATAGGCGCCGCCCGGACGGGGTTGGTGGTCCCGCGAGACGTTTTCACCCAAGGCAGCAGGCATCGGAAGGTCGGACCCATGAAGATCGGCATCATCGGGGCTGGCAACATCGGCGGCAACCTGACGCGGCGTCTTACCGAACTCGGACACGATGTGTCCGTCGCGAACTCTCGCGGACCCCACACTCTCCAGGCACTCGTCGACGAGACGGGTGCCACCGCGGTCACAGCGGCACAGGCGGCGCGCGACGCCCAGATCGTCGTGGTGACCGTCCCTCTCGGGAAAGTCCCGGACCTGCCCTCCGGGCTCATCGACGGGGCCGCACCCGGCGCCGCCGTCATCGACACCGGCAACTACTACCCGCAGCGTGACGGACGGATCGCCGCCATCGAGGACGGTCTGCCGGAGAGCCGGTGGACCGAGCAGCAGATCGGCCACCCGGTGATCAAGGCCTTCAACGGCACGTACGCCCAGGACATCCTCGACAGGGGACTCCCCCAGGGGACCCCTGGCCGCCAGGCGCTCCCGGTCTCCGGTGACGACCCGGCCGCCAAGCAGGCGGTACGGGAGCTCATCTCCGAGCTGGGCTTCGACACCGTGGACACCGGCGGTCTGGACGAGTCGTGGCGCCAGCAGCCGGGAACACCGGTCTACGGGGACCGGGGCGACGCGGACGCCATCCTGAAGGCGCTGGCCGACGCGTCCCCGGAACGTACCGCGGAGTGGCGCGCCTGACCGACGGGGCCGAAGCCCTCGGCCCGATCCCGTGCCGCGCCCCCTGGTCGGGGGGCGCGGCACGGGTTTGCCGTCAGACAGGCTGGCCGATCGGGCGGATGATGACGTTGTTGACGTCGACACCCTCGGGCCGGCTCATGGCCCACACGATGGAGTCGGCGATCTGATCGGCCGTCAGCAGATGCCCTTCGGGCAGACTGCCGAGGCCGTCCCAGAACGGGGTCTCCACGCGCCCCGGGGCGACCAGGGTCACGCCCACACCGTCGCCCGTCACCATCCGCCGGGTGTTCTCGGCCAACCCGGTGACCGCCCACTTGGTCGCCCCGTAGATATTTCCCGGCGTGTGGACGAAGCCGGCGACGCTGCCGACCAGAACGATGCGTCCCCGCGTCTCCTTGAGCGCCGGGAGTGCCGCCCTGATCAGCAGGGCAGGTCCCAGGACGTTGGTGAGGACCATCTCCCGCCAGGCCTCGGGGTCGCCGTCCGCCAGGGTGTCGTGGGTGGCGAATCCCGCGTTGGCCACGACGGCGTCCAGCCTTCCGAACCGGTCGACCGTCCCATCGACGGCGGACTGAACGGCTTCGTGGTCCGCCGCGTCGCCGGTGAGCGTCAACAGCTCGTCGGGCTTGCCGAGTTCCTCGGCGAAACGACTGAGCCGGTCCTCGCTGCGCCCGGTGACGGCCACCCGATGGCCCCGTTCCAACAGCTGCCGGGCTGTCGCCGCGCCGATGCCGCTGCCGCCTCCGGTGATCAGCGTGACCGGTGATCCACTCATGGTTCGCTCCCCCTCGTCGTCCTTGCCGCATCCGGTGCGGGCATGCCGGGGATCCCACCATTTTGAGCGCACTCGAAGTCAAGCCCTCTTTCCGGACGCGCACTTCGAGTAGCGGGCGGGAAGAGGTGCTGCAACCGGAGAGGGCGCACAGCCGGGCGGCGACGGCCTGGCGCGGAGTCCTCGAGTGAACGTCATGTCGAATGACGCGGAAATGGTGCTCGGTGAAGCGTCAGGTAAGCGCCAGTGTTCCGGCAGCCTTGGGCGGGCCGGAGCTGTGGCTCTGCGTGGGCACCGAACTGGGGTCGCAGGATGCGGTGCGACAGCTCACGGAGGGCATGAAATCCCCCCAGTCGCAACCCCTTCGGAAGTCGGGAAATTCTGCGACTTGCAAATCCGCCAGAGGGCACAGAATTGTTCGGTCCGCAAATCTCGCAGAGGGGCATGAAGTCCGTTCAGTCGCAAGAGTATCGACAAGAAAACCTTAGCTTGACGGCGTCGTTGAGTTTGTTTATGGTCCAGTCGTTCACGTTCCCGCCGATCACTATCCGAAGGTGTTCATGACCACGCCTCCGACGTTGCCGAAGTTCAGGCAGCAGTTAATTCTTGCCGTTCTTATGTTGTGTTCGCTGCTGATTTGGCTGGACAATACCGTCCTGAGTACCACGCTGGAGACCCTTGCGGACCCTGTTCATGGACTGGGGGCCAATCCCGGTCAGCTGCAATGGGCGACCGGTTCATACACTCTGGCCTTCGCCACATTGATGTTCACCGCAGGCACACTGGGCGATCGCTTCGGTCACCGAACTGTGTTTTCCAGCGGGTTGGTGATCTTCGCCGGGTCCTCTCTGTGGGCGGCGTACGCAAGCGATGCGGGCCAGCTGATTGCAGCTCGAGCCGCCATGGGGGTGGGCAGCGCGCTGATCACGCCCGCCATGTTGGCCATCCTCATGTGGACCTTCACCGGTCCCGCGCGGGCTGCCGCGATCGGAATCTTCTCGACGTCGGCCGGTGTCGGAATGGCTGCCGGCCCGGTACTGGCGGGATTCCTGCTCGATCATTTCTGGTGGGGATCGGTCTTTCTGATCAATGTCCCGGTCGCGGTATTGGCATCGGTCGGGCTCGCCGTGCTGGTTCCGAATTTCCGAAGCCCCACGCCGCGGCCGCTGGACCCCGCTGGAATGTTGCTGTCGATCAGTGGGCTCGTGGCGTTGGCCTACGGGCTGATCCGGGCAGGGCAGGTGGCTTCATGGAGTCGCACCGATGTCTGGGCACCGATCGTTGCCGGTCTTGTTCTGCTGGCCTTTTTCGTACTCGCCGAACTGCGTGTGAAGGTGCCCGGCTTTGATCCGCGACTGCTCGCGCAGCGCGCATTCGGTGGCGGCAATGTGGCGCTCGGACTGCTGCTCTTCGCTGTGGCCGCCATCACCTTCTACAACGCGTTCTACCTGCAAGGCGCGCTCGGGTTTTCGCCGATGAAGGCGGGTTTGGCCAATATCCCGACCGCATTCGGCGCGCTCGCGGGGGCGCCCCTTGGCACGCGCCTGGTTCGCCGCCTGTCGCTACGCCTTGTCAGCGTGCCGGCGTTGACCGTGGCTGCGCTGACCATGGGCGGGTACGGGTTCCTC includes these proteins:
- a CDS encoding VOC family protein, whose amino-acid sequence is MIAELQCVVLDCPDPVVLADFYGTLLGGRVNQPDPRWETGEGWATVHAPAGLVLAFQRVEPYRPPRWPDPEHPQQSHLDFGVPDLDHAQEQVLALGATVLDDRPASRSWRVFADPAGHPFCLVRH
- the ctaD gene encoding aa3-type cytochrome oxidase subunit I yields the protein MTTRGPAESVESDTAFQDELPLRRKQPGNVVIKWLTTTDHKTIGTMYLLTSFAFFLIGGVLALVMRAELARPGNQIVSNEQFNQAFTMHGTIMLLMFATPLFAGFANWIMPLQIGAPDVAFPRLNMFAYWLYLFGSTIAVAGFVTPQGAADFGWFAYSPLTDAVYSPGIGSDLWIMGLAFSGFGTILGSVNFITTIICMRAPGMTMFRMPIFVWNVLLTGVLVLLAFPVLAGALLALEVDRKFGAHIFDAANGGALLWQHLFWFFGHPEVYIIALPFFGIVSEIFPVFSRKPMFGYIGLIAATISIAGLSATVWAHHMYVTGGVLLPFFSFMTFLIAVPTGVKFFNWIGTMWKGSLSFETPMLWSVGFLVTFLFGGLTGVILASPPLDFHVSDSYFVVAHFHYVVFGTVVFAMFAGFHFWWPKFTGKMLDERLGKMCFWTLFVGFHGTFLVQHWLGAEGMPRRYADYLAADGFTALNTISTISSFLLGLSVLPFLYNVWKTAKYGKKVEVDDPWGYGRSLEWATSCPPPRHNFLTLPRIRSESPAFDLHHPAVRALEEVVNRPADSKTVAPGDKQA
- a CDS encoding GH25 family lysozyme; the encoded protein is MLHGVDVSSHQTAFDTDGLDFVFIKATEGRSYINPRLAGQAARARGAECVVGFYHVLWPGNVKEQAAYFVAGAPEKAGDLLAVDWETTGEGTRASNADKDRFIREVKRLRPNHRVLLYCNRSFWLNHDTTSYAGDGLWIADYVTAGKPRIEASWRIHQYTDRPLDKNVAAFSSRAALRAWAKG
- a CDS encoding NADPH-dependent F420 reductase, yielding MKIGIIGAGNIGGNLTRRLTELGHDVSVANSRGPHTLQALVDETGATAVTAAQAARDAQIVVVTVPLGKVPDLPSGLIDGAAPGAAVIDTGNYYPQRDGRIAAIEDGLPESRWTEQQIGHPVIKAFNGTYAQDILDRGLPQGTPGRQALPVSGDDPAAKQAVRELISELGFDTVDTGGLDESWRQQPGTPVYGDRGDADAILKALADASPERTAEWRA
- a CDS encoding SDR family oxidoreductase; translation: MSGSPVTLITGGGSGIGAATARQLLERGHRVAVTGRSEDRLSRFAEELGKPDELLTLTGDAADHEAVQSAVDGTVDRFGRLDAVVANAGFATHDTLADGDPEAWREMVLTNVLGPALLIRAALPALKETRGRIVLVGSVAGFVHTPGNIYGATKWAVTGLAENTRRMVTGDGVGVTLVAPGRVETPFWDGLGSLPEGHLLTADQIADSIVWAMSRPEGVDVNNVIIRPIGQPV
- a CDS encoding MFS transporter, coding for MTTPPTLPKFRQQLILAVLMLCSLLIWLDNTVLSTTLETLADPVHGLGANPGQLQWATGSYTLAFATLMFTAGTLGDRFGHRTVFSSGLVIFAGSSLWAAYASDAGQLIAARAAMGVGSALITPAMLAILMWTFTGPARAAAIGIFSTSAGVGMAAGPVLAGFLLDHFWWGSVFLINVPVAVLASVGLAVLVPNFRSPTPRPLDPAGMLLSISGLVALAYGLIRAGQVASWSRTDVWAPIVAGLVLLAFFVLAELRVKVPGFDPRLLAQRAFGGGNVALGLLLFAVAAITFYNAFYLQGALGFSPMKAGLANIPTAFGALAGAPLGTRLVRRLSLRLVSVPALTVAALTMGGYGFLGLQTPLLRIEILLLIQGLSIGMVIGPVTAALISNLPLEQAGAGSAVTNTVRQTGSLIGIAVGGTIMSIEYRRAIEPSLKGAPGPVQDQARVSAEQARHITTAVHRPTLAQAADDAFIHAMHVGAGWIGVIALLGAVVLLIALPAAGKKKGPVPEPDYEEARSSV